The Sodalis praecaptivus genome includes a region encoding these proteins:
- a CDS encoding SDR family oxidoreductase has protein sequence MSSTPTVLITGCSSGFGLEIARRFLDNGWRVVATMRTPRAHDLPRSDQLTVLPLDVTDAESIRRCIAAAGPLDALVNNAGVGLLAPLEGIALNNAREVFETNTLGTIAMTQAVLPQFRQRRAGIIVNVTSTVTLRPLPLLAVYTGSKAAVNAFTESLALELAPFNIRVRLVLPGRAPGTRFGDNARRLMGDSVPAPYADFQQHILAGVRDTATPVTHAEDVAASVWTAVTDPAAPMRLPAGDDALAQMGM, from the coding sequence ATGTCCTCTACCCCCACCGTTCTGATAACCGGCTGTTCGTCAGGTTTTGGTCTTGAAATTGCGCGGCGTTTTTTAGATAACGGCTGGCGCGTGGTTGCCACCATGCGTACGCCGCGCGCGCATGACCTACCGCGCTCCGACCAGCTTACTGTGCTGCCCCTTGACGTCACCGATGCCGAGAGTATCCGTCGCTGCATTGCAGCGGCAGGGCCACTTGATGCGTTAGTGAATAATGCGGGTGTCGGGCTGCTGGCGCCGCTGGAAGGGATTGCGTTAAACAACGCCCGCGAGGTTTTCGAGACCAATACGCTGGGTACCATCGCGATGACGCAAGCCGTATTGCCTCAGTTTCGCCAACGGCGAGCGGGGATCATCGTCAATGTTACATCGACAGTGACGCTAAGACCGCTGCCGCTGCTGGCGGTTTATACGGGCAGTAAGGCGGCGGTTAATGCCTTCACGGAATCGCTGGCGCTGGAATTGGCGCCCTTTAACATCCGGGTGCGGCTGGTCCTGCCCGGACGTGCGCCAGGCACCCGCTTTGGCGACAATGCCCGCCGTTTGATGGGCGACAGCGTACCCGCGCCCTATGCCGATTTCCAGCAGCATATTCTAGCCGGCGTACGCGACACCGCCACGCCGGTGACCCACGCCGAGGACGTGGCCGCCTCCGTCTGGACGGCGGTTACCGATCCTGCTGCGCCGATGCGCCTGCCGGCGGGTGACGATGCGCTGGCGCAGATGGGGATGTAG
- a CDS encoding sorbitol dehydrogenase family protein has product MRLLSRRQWLVGAAGVLAAAISSQYLRQFFTYLQPAALPTAAPLLPVSAPFMAVSKKLTGIDKLQPDLAFALYRSLYHPQLDAQLEALLSRLDEQHGSAGPPWLEVLAQQSPPLRQLYHQLINGWYLGVVGQGDNLRCIAFENLVSYRLLHHVLLPPSYAPGPPNFWVKKPGAEVSAHG; this is encoded by the coding sequence ATGCGCCTTTTATCCCGTCGCCAATGGCTAGTTGGCGCCGCCGGCGTACTGGCCGCGGCGATAAGCAGCCAGTATTTGCGCCAGTTTTTCACCTATCTACAACCCGCTGCCTTGCCGACAGCGGCGCCTTTGCTGCCGGTTTCCGCGCCGTTTATGGCGGTGTCAAAAAAATTGACCGGTATCGACAAACTTCAGCCAGATCTGGCCTTCGCTCTTTATCGTTCGCTGTATCATCCCCAATTGGACGCCCAGCTGGAAGCGCTCTTGTCACGCCTGGATGAGCAGCACGGCAGCGCAGGACCGCCGTGGCTGGAGGTACTGGCGCAGCAATCGCCGCCACTGCGCCAGCTATACCATCAGCTTATCAACGGGTGGTATCTCGGCGTGGTCGGACAGGGCGACAATCTGCGCTGTATTGCTTTTGAGAATCTGGTCAGTTATCGCCTCCTACATCACGTGCTGCTGCCGCCGAGCTATGCCCCCGGTCCGCCAAATTTCTGGGTCAAAAAGCCCGGCGCGGAGGTCAGTGCCCATGGCTAA
- a CDS encoding purine-cytosine permease family protein: MISLTDYSLCRVPQNRRLPFLSVALVHMGMLTALDQFMLGAVLGHAMTLTDAYIAIAIGSLIFGVVTLGLGLAGMREGLSGSLLARWCGFGRIGSALIGIVIAISLLGWFGVQNAVFAKGLNYALNDALGFKGAAILSGTAITLLVAYGFDALKVTAKLAVPIFIVVVGYISVTTLSGHNPIELFQRTPGGSAMSIGEGITMVVGGSIVAGLITPDMSRYCRNGKHVFWMTTLTIVVGEFIINGVAIMIARALNMSDVVTIMAQTAGGMGLVTVIFSTLRINDINLYSSSLGIANAVEMLVGKKIRYVWITLLIGFTGTAFSAMGILERFVDFLNFLGILFPPIIGIMLVDYYILRSHRDVLDATRLNHTLPDGAATPAIGWCAIVSWLTGSIVGFAVEAGVSSLNSLFAASALYWLINVALRAPKRRSQSFG, encoded by the coding sequence ATGATTTCACTGACTGATTATTCATTATGCCGCGTTCCTCAAAACAGGCGATTGCCTTTTTTAAGCGTAGCGTTGGTGCATATGGGCATGTTAACCGCGTTGGATCAGTTTATGCTTGGCGCGGTATTGGGCCATGCGATGACGCTTACCGATGCTTATATCGCCATCGCCATCGGTAGCCTGATTTTCGGTGTGGTGACGCTTGGGCTGGGATTGGCGGGCATGCGCGAAGGATTATCCGGCAGCCTTCTGGCCCGCTGGTGCGGTTTTGGCCGGATCGGATCCGCTTTGATCGGTATCGTGATTGCGATAAGTTTGCTCGGCTGGTTTGGCGTGCAAAATGCAGTGTTTGCCAAAGGATTGAATTATGCTTTGAATGATGCGCTGGGCTTCAAGGGGGCGGCTATCCTTTCCGGTACCGCCATCACCCTGCTGGTGGCTTATGGTTTCGATGCATTGAAAGTTACCGCCAAGCTGGCGGTGCCGATATTCATTGTGGTGGTGGGCTATATTTCCGTCACCACCCTGTCGGGGCACAACCCTATCGAATTATTTCAGCGTACCCCCGGCGGATCCGCCATGAGTATTGGCGAGGGTATCACCATGGTCGTCGGCGGCAGTATTGTTGCCGGGTTGATCACACCGGATATGAGCCGTTATTGTCGTAATGGGAAACACGTCTTTTGGATGACCACACTGACCATTGTGGTTGGCGAATTCATCATCAATGGCGTGGCGATAATGATTGCACGCGCGCTCAACATGTCGGATGTGGTAACCATCATGGCACAAACCGCAGGCGGCATGGGGCTCGTAACGGTGATCTTTTCAACGCTCCGCATTAACGATATCAACCTTTATTCCTCGTCGTTGGGTATCGCCAATGCGGTGGAGATGCTGGTGGGTAAAAAAATCCGCTATGTCTGGATAACGCTATTGATAGGCTTTACCGGTACGGCTTTTTCCGCGATGGGCATATTGGAGCGGTTTGTGGATTTTCTCAACTTCCTCGGCATCTTGTTCCCGCCGATTATCGGCATAATGCTGGTGGATTACTACATTTTACGATCGCACCGAGATGTGCTTGACGCAACGCGCCTTAATCATACCTTGCCGGATGGCGCCGCTACGCCCGCTATAGGCTGGTGTGCGATCGTTTCTTGGTTAACGGGAAGCATCGTGGGCTTTGCCGTAGAGGCGGGTGTGTCTTCACTCAACTCTTTATTTGCCGCCAGTGCGCTTTATTGGCTGATCAATGTTGCCCTGCGCGCGCCTAAGAGGCGTTCACAGAGTTTCGGCTAA
- a CDS encoding helix-turn-helix transcriptional regulator yields the protein MFKQDDPQSITALIGFFEQLDEPWGIKDGESRHVYMNSAALHYTSTPSKFDFAGRKDDEFPVAWSEMAQALQEHDRIAENSQRSATVIETHYWYGEQTLKPFLSSKFPIYDAQRQCLGTVWNAREVILVSPLLLINNKRPSVLHTEQSQTLFTKKELELVFFLQQKFSAKEIAQILQISYRTVENRVFSIYQKAGVHSLSQFIEFCKNAGLDNYIPHNFLHKGVVFC from the coding sequence ATGTTCAAACAAGACGATCCACAAAGCATCACGGCCTTGATTGGGTTTTTTGAGCAGTTGGATGAGCCTTGGGGCATTAAAGATGGGGAGTCTCGACACGTTTACATGAATAGCGCCGCGCTGCATTACACCAGCACGCCAAGTAAGTTTGATTTTGCCGGTAGGAAAGATGATGAATTTCCCGTCGCCTGGTCGGAAATGGCCCAAGCGTTGCAAGAACACGATAGAATCGCAGAGAACAGTCAACGAAGCGCTACCGTTATAGAAACCCACTATTGGTACGGCGAGCAGACGCTGAAACCCTTCCTGAGCAGTAAATTTCCCATATACGATGCCCAACGCCAGTGTTTAGGAACGGTGTGGAACGCCCGGGAAGTGATCCTGGTATCACCGCTGCTATTAATCAATAACAAGCGGCCTTCCGTACTCCACACGGAACAGTCGCAAACGCTTTTTACTAAAAAAGAATTGGAGCTGGTGTTTTTTTTGCAGCAAAAGTTTTCGGCGAAAGAGATAGCGCAAATATTGCAAATTTCTTATCGAACCGTGGAAAATCGCGTTTTCTCGATATACCAAAAAGCCGGCGTGCATTCCCTGTCTCAATTTATTGAGTTTTGTAAAAATGCGGGGCTGGATAACTATATACCGCACAACTTCCTGCATAAGGGCGTTGTTTTTTGTTAA
- a CDS encoding PaaI family thioesterase, whose protein sequence is MTQPLTQPQLEALFKSSPFIDWLNIGIHAIDYDAETLTVVVPMRPEFERVAGSGQWHGGPLASIIDTVGDFALGVLLGQGLPTINFRVDYLRPAVDTDLHVTAQVRRLGRQVGVADVDVFNDRGQLLAIGRASYATGGAVARAG, encoded by the coding sequence ATGACGCAACCTCTGACGCAGCCGCAGCTAGAAGCCTTGTTTAAATCGTCGCCGTTTATTGACTGGCTCAATATCGGCATTCACGCCATCGATTATGACGCCGAGACGTTAACTGTAGTGGTGCCGATGCGCCCGGAATTCGAGCGCGTCGCCGGCAGCGGACAATGGCACGGCGGCCCCCTCGCCTCCATCATCGACACGGTGGGCGACTTTGCGCTGGGCGTCCTGCTCGGGCAAGGCCTGCCGACAATCAATTTCCGGGTCGATTATTTGCGGCCGGCGGTGGATACCGATCTGCATGTCACGGCACAGGTACGTCGCCTGGGACGTCAGGTCGGGGTCGCGGATGTGGATGTTTTCAACGATCGCGGTCAATTGCTGGCTATCGGCCGCGCCAGTTACGCCACCGGCGGCGCAGTCGCCCGCGCCGGTTAG
- a CDS encoding AraC family transcriptional regulator, whose product MVDPLAEVVALLRPAAPFSKLVVASAPWAVRRNDTGRPFYFVVLEGRCHLTVEGPEGSETLILNEGDFALLPATRGFATSSLDRLPPHAQETLSTPIAPMPGGARVGDPDGAVDVRMLVGHCDFGSPDSALLVSLLPQWVHVRGERRLSALVEMVGDEYRADRPAREIVMTRLLEVLLIEAFRSAAITAASPGLVRGLSDPRLAQALRRLHDRPAARWTIALLAREAAMSRSAFCERFSREVGVAPMTYLLVWRMALAKRLLNQQETSMAEIAERVGYSSVSAFGVAFTRHTGISPGRYITEGDKGAEN is encoded by the coding sequence CTGGTTGACCCGTTGGCGGAGGTGGTTGCGCTATTGCGCCCCGCGGCGCCGTTCTCGAAGCTGGTGGTGGCCTCGGCGCCTTGGGCGGTGCGTCGCAACGACACGGGTCGCCCTTTCTACTTCGTCGTGCTCGAAGGGCGCTGTCATTTAACGGTAGAGGGGCCGGAGGGCAGTGAAACCCTTATACTTAACGAAGGGGATTTTGCCTTGCTGCCCGCCACGCGTGGTTTTGCGACGTCCAGCCTCGACAGGTTGCCACCCCACGCGCAGGAAACCCTTTCGACGCCAATCGCGCCAATGCCCGGCGGCGCGCGCGTTGGGGATCCCGACGGCGCCGTTGACGTGCGTATGCTGGTGGGTCACTGTGACTTCGGGTCGCCGGACTCGGCGCTGCTGGTATCGCTGTTGCCGCAGTGGGTGCATGTGCGCGGTGAGCGGCGCCTGTCGGCGCTGGTCGAAATGGTGGGCGATGAATACCGCGCGGACCGGCCGGCTCGAGAGATCGTGATGACGCGACTACTCGAAGTGCTGCTGATCGAGGCGTTTCGCTCTGCCGCCATCACGGCGGCCTCACCGGGTCTGGTACGCGGATTGTCCGATCCCCGATTGGCGCAGGCGCTGCGCCGCCTGCATGATCGTCCGGCCGCGCGCTGGACCATTGCGCTATTGGCCCGCGAGGCGGCGATGTCGCGTTCGGCCTTTTGTGAACGCTTCAGCCGTGAGGTAGGCGTCGCGCCAATGACCTATCTGCTGGTCTGGCGCATGGCGCTCGCCAAACGGTTGCTGAACCAACAGGAGACGTCAATGGCCGAGATCGCCGAGCGTGTGGGCTACAGTTCGGTCAGCGCCTTTGGCGTGGCGTTCACGCGCCATACCGGTATCTCGCCGGGTCGCTATATCACGGAGGGGGACAAGGGGGCTGAAAATTAG
- a CDS encoding VOC family protein, translated as MATLTWDHVVHYVNNLDEAIAAFSANQLMAFAGGAHPGWGTHNALSYFGLTYIEFLSIRDRQEVDRAKHDALLARDIAALLPDQQILYRIALRSDNIDATYRSLQQHGLSLSPIQAGKRHDAQGNLIEWRMFTLDGEYQGVAYPIIIQWGEPDEQRLRTLRQRGIDRPHPAGRVSLFSVSLQVTRPQDVSRHWQKLFNFTADERDPTQLYIGQQKLIFTQGPQNRLTSVQLQADNASLKNKTVVVGESEYQFI; from the coding sequence ATGGCAACGTTAACCTGGGATCATGTGGTCCATTATGTCAATAATCTGGATGAGGCTATTGCGGCATTTTCTGCTAATCAATTAATGGCGTTTGCCGGTGGCGCTCATCCTGGTTGGGGAACGCATAATGCGTTGAGCTACTTTGGATTAACCTATATTGAATTTTTGAGCATACGCGATCGGCAAGAAGTTGATCGGGCTAAGCATGACGCTTTATTAGCGCGGGATATAGCCGCATTATTACCCGACCAGCAGATTTTATATCGAATTGCGCTACGCAGCGATAACATTGATGCTACCTACCGTTCGCTTCAGCAACACGGATTATCGCTTTCGCCAATTCAAGCGGGCAAACGCCATGATGCCCAGGGGAATTTGATTGAATGGCGCATGTTCACCTTGGATGGAGAGTATCAGGGGGTAGCCTATCCCATTATCATTCAATGGGGTGAGCCCGATGAGCAGCGTCTGCGCACTTTACGCCAGCGTGGTATCGATCGCCCCCACCCGGCGGGCAGGGTAAGTTTATTCTCAGTTTCATTGCAAGTGACGCGGCCACAAGACGTCAGTCGACATTGGCAAAAGTTATTTAATTTCACAGCGGATGAACGCGACCCGACACAATTATACATCGGTCAGCAGAAATTGATTTTCACTCAAGGGCCGCAGAACCGTCTGACGTCAGTGCAATTGCAAGCAGATAATGCATCATTGAAAAACAAAACAGTTGTGGTGGGCGAAAGCGAATATCAATTCATTTAA
- a CDS encoding class I adenylate-forming enzyme family protein, with the protein MTTPSTNLGDLIDRSLPQDRIAIVDLRDPQSPREYTHRQIDELAGGVARYLQSQGYRPGTAIAIAALNRAEYIAAYFGIMRAGMVAVPLNIKVPEETLRYFLSDSDIRLAFVDDARYALLKDDVPLINFDDPGERGFASVITPSAFVTVEPTPDDIAMTLYTSGSTGRPKGVPLTHAGQRWALQSALMNEAVSDVPGRYLVAQPLFHMNGLFLTKRVFAANGLLVVMPAFNEQRYLRALSDYKINFVTVVPTMFAKLLRDSQWLAQHDFSALKKIVLSSAPTTLALVDRIKAAFPGVQLGNSYGTTEAGPTVFGPHPQGIPTPPLALGYPLPQSEVALVGGESADQGVLRMRNPAVTPGYHRLPEKSAQVLQDGWYDSGDVMRRDAQGFYYFVGRADDMFICSGENIYPVEVEKTLESHPQVRQACVVPLPDEERGQVPVAFVVLRPGSVLDDAALKQHALRHAPAYQHPRRIAFVSELPWAGTNKVDRNALLALARQLELQQRWHQPEDGVVEHG; encoded by the coding sequence ATGACCACCCCATCAACCAATTTGGGCGATTTGATCGACCGTTCCCTCCCGCAGGATCGTATCGCCATTGTCGATTTGCGCGATCCGCAAAGCCCGCGCGAATATACCCACCGGCAGATCGATGAGCTGGCGGGCGGCGTCGCGCGCTATCTGCAATCGCAAGGCTATCGGCCCGGCACGGCGATAGCCATTGCCGCCCTCAACCGCGCCGAATATATTGCCGCCTATTTTGGCATCATGCGCGCCGGAATGGTGGCGGTACCGTTAAATATCAAAGTTCCCGAGGAGACGCTGCGCTATTTTCTCAGCGATAGCGATATACGCCTGGCTTTCGTGGATGATGCGCGTTATGCATTATTGAAAGATGATGTTCCGCTTATCAATTTTGACGATCCGGGCGAGCGGGGCTTTGCCAGCGTCATTACCCCAAGCGCCTTCGTGACCGTTGAGCCCACGCCCGACGACATCGCCATGACGCTTTATACCTCGGGCTCCACCGGCCGGCCGAAAGGCGTCCCGCTTACCCATGCCGGGCAACGCTGGGCGCTGCAATCCGCGCTTATGAATGAGGCGGTGAGCGATGTACCGGGTCGTTATCTGGTGGCGCAACCGCTGTTTCATATGAACGGCCTGTTTCTGACAAAACGTGTTTTTGCCGCTAACGGGCTGCTGGTGGTTATGCCGGCCTTTAATGAGCAGCGTTATCTGCGCGCCCTATCCGACTATAAAATCAACTTTGTCACCGTGGTGCCTACCATGTTCGCCAAGCTATTACGCGATAGTCAGTGGCTGGCGCAGCATGATTTCAGCGCGCTTAAGAAGATCGTGTTGAGTTCCGCGCCCACCACGCTAGCGCTGGTGGACAGAATTAAGGCCGCCTTCCCGGGGGTGCAATTGGGCAACAGCTACGGCACCACCGAAGCCGGGCCGACGGTATTCGGCCCTCACCCTCAGGGCATCCCTACCCCGCCTTTGGCGCTGGGCTATCCGCTGCCCCAGAGCGAAGTGGCGCTAGTGGGAGGTGAAAGCGCCGACCAAGGCGTGCTGCGGATGCGCAACCCTGCCGTGACGCCGGGCTATCACCGCCTGCCGGAAAAAAGCGCGCAAGTTCTACAGGATGGCTGGTATGACAGCGGTGACGTCATGCGCCGCGATGCTCAAGGTTTTTACTATTTCGTTGGTCGCGCAGACGACATGTTTATTTGCTCTGGCGAAAACATCTATCCGGTGGAAGTGGAAAAAACGCTGGAGTCTCACCCGCAGGTGCGCCAGGCGTGTGTGGTGCCGCTGCCGGATGAGGAGCGCGGCCAGGTACCGGTGGCGTTTGTGGTGCTGCGGCCGGGCAGTGTTCTGGACGATGCGGCGTTGAAGCAGCATGCCTTGCGCCATGCGCCCGCCTATCAGCATCCGCGACGGATTGCGTTTGTCAGCGAATTGCCTTGGGCCGGCACGAATAAAGTGGACCGTAACGCCCTGCTGGCCCTTGCCCGACAGTTGGAGCTGCAACAGCGTTGGCATCAGCCGGAAGACGGGGTGGTCGAACATGGCTAG
- a CDS encoding GMC family oxidoreductase: MANAISADVVVIGAGIAGALAALKIARAGASVVVLESGPIIKRAQAVERFRQSPLKGDFTEPYPATPWAPQPKFQPHDNQYLIQKGPDPYLAQYLRGVGGTTWHWAGQAFRLLPNDMKLRTLYGVGRDWPISYADLEPYYYEAEVFMGVSGDDALGSPRAQPYPLPGLPLPYGFERIRQRIAGQGYVLGIGPQARNSIAYDGRPACCGNNNCLPICPIDAQYHGGIAVNKAIAAGARVVANAVVYAIRADDGGYIRGVEYLDANKQSHKVRGRCFVLTANGIESPKLLLMSQSKRFPAGIANRSGMVGRNLMDHPGASVIFFADEPVYFGRGPMRPGSINNTRDGPFRRERSAVRIDVANTSPVRFLTERLIRQGYYGKQLNERLLYQSAHYVQLKSLLEMLPDPDNRVVLSKTARDAWGLPRLEVHYRFPDYVHRGYDQSLRDFQNIVGLLGGTEAEYSERGVYDNNQHITGTMIMGRDPADSVVDGDCRAHDHPNLFIAGTGIMPSAATVNSTLTGTALALRMADAVLDHLA; this comes from the coding sequence ATGGCTAACGCGATAAGTGCGGATGTGGTGGTGATTGGCGCGGGCATCGCCGGAGCGCTTGCCGCGCTGAAAATAGCCCGAGCCGGCGCCTCGGTGGTCGTTTTGGAATCCGGCCCGATCATCAAGCGCGCGCAGGCCGTTGAGAGATTTCGTCAGTCTCCCCTGAAAGGGGATTTTACCGAGCCCTATCCCGCGACACCCTGGGCGCCGCAGCCAAAATTTCAGCCGCACGATAACCAGTATCTTATACAAAAAGGGCCAGACCCCTATTTGGCCCAGTATCTACGCGGCGTCGGAGGCACCACCTGGCATTGGGCCGGTCAGGCATTTCGTTTGCTGCCCAACGACATGAAGCTGCGCACGCTCTACGGTGTCGGGCGTGATTGGCCGATAAGTTATGCGGATCTTGAACCCTATTACTATGAAGCAGAAGTATTCATGGGCGTGTCTGGGGACGATGCGCTGGGATCGCCGCGCGCCCAGCCATACCCTTTGCCGGGGCTACCGCTACCCTATGGCTTTGAGCGTATTCGTCAACGCATCGCCGGCCAGGGTTACGTGCTGGGGATAGGCCCGCAGGCGCGCAATAGTATCGCTTATGACGGCCGGCCAGCCTGTTGCGGTAATAACAACTGTTTACCCATCTGCCCCATTGATGCGCAATACCATGGCGGTATTGCCGTAAATAAAGCCATCGCCGCCGGGGCGCGGGTTGTGGCCAATGCGGTGGTTTACGCCATCCGTGCCGATGACGGCGGCTATATTCGCGGGGTAGAGTATCTCGATGCCAATAAACAAAGCCATAAAGTCCGGGGGCGATGCTTTGTTCTCACCGCCAACGGCATCGAAAGCCCAAAATTATTGCTTATGTCGCAGAGCAAGCGCTTCCCCGCCGGTATTGCCAACCGCTCGGGTATGGTTGGCCGTAATTTGATGGATCATCCCGGCGCCTCGGTCATCTTTTTCGCCGACGAACCGGTCTATTTCGGCCGCGGGCCGATGCGCCCCGGCAGCATTAATAATACCCGCGATGGGCCCTTTCGTCGGGAACGTTCCGCCGTGCGCATTGATGTCGCCAATACCTCACCGGTTCGTTTTTTGACCGAGCGGCTTATTCGCCAGGGTTATTATGGCAAGCAGTTAAACGAACGGTTGCTATATCAGTCGGCGCATTACGTGCAGCTTAAATCTTTACTAGAGATGTTGCCCGATCCTGACAATCGCGTGGTATTAAGCAAGACCGCTCGGGATGCCTGGGGGCTCCCCCGCCTGGAAGTCCATTACCGTTTTCCCGACTATGTGCATCGTGGTTATGACCAATCTCTAAGGGATTTTCAAAATATTGTCGGACTACTGGGCGGTACAGAGGCGGAATACAGCGAGCGGGGTGTTTATGACAACAACCAGCATATTACCGGCACGATGATCATGGGTCGGGATCCGGCGGATTCGGTTGTCGATGGCGACTGCCGCGCCCACGATCATCCGAATTTGTTTATTGCCGGCACCGGCATCATGCCTTCCGCCGCCACGGTAAATTCAACGCTGACCGGCACCGCCCTGGCGCTGCGCATGGCCGATGCGGTACTGGACCATTTGGCGTGA
- a CDS encoding quinone oxidoreductase family protein translates to MKAIVLREHGDNSRFALEEDFPDPRPEKHEVIIRVKATSLNHHDIFTRRGMPGITLSFPVIIGLDVAGEIVALGEEVTGWTIGDRVLVDPIDRVDGGLIGETRHGGLAELCRVPAHQLIALPDAVSFAEAAALPVAYGTAYRMLKHIGRIQAGERVLILGASGGVGVCCVQLAKLAGAEVIACAGDAEKAERLRQLGADDVILYRDEDFMKAIYARYGKPHRLKGAAQPGGVNVVVNFTGGDTWVKSLRVLRPRGRLLTCGATAGFAPTEDIRFIWSYELQILGSNIWDREDLHDLLQLVAERKLQVVVDRQWPLARGIDALAALEARQVFGKVVIA, encoded by the coding sequence ATGAAGGCTATCGTTTTGCGAGAACATGGTGATAACAGTCGCTTTGCCCTGGAAGAGGATTTCCCCGATCCACGGCCGGAAAAACACGAAGTTATCATTCGCGTCAAAGCAACTTCTCTGAATCACCACGATATTTTTACCCGGCGCGGCATGCCGGGCATTACGCTGTCCTTTCCCGTTATCATCGGTCTCGATGTCGCGGGCGAAATCGTCGCGCTGGGGGAGGAGGTCACGGGCTGGACTATTGGCGATCGGGTTTTGGTCGACCCCATCGATCGTGTCGATGGCGGGCTCATTGGCGAAACCCGCCACGGCGGGCTGGCGGAGCTATGTCGGGTGCCGGCGCATCAGCTCATCGCGCTACCCGATGCCGTCTCATTCGCCGAAGCGGCCGCATTGCCGGTCGCCTACGGCACCGCCTACCGCATGCTGAAGCATATCGGCCGCATCCAGGCCGGCGAACGCGTGCTGATTCTGGGCGCCAGCGGCGGCGTCGGCGTGTGCTGTGTTCAGTTGGCCAAACTGGCCGGCGCGGAAGTTATCGCCTGCGCCGGCGATGCGGAGAAAGCCGAGCGCCTGCGGCAGCTGGGCGCCGACGACGTCATCCTTTACCGCGACGAAGATTTTATGAAGGCTATCTACGCCCGCTACGGTAAGCCGCATCGACTCAAGGGCGCGGCGCAGCCCGGCGGGGTCAATGTGGTAGTGAATTTTACCGGCGGCGATACCTGGGTGAAATCCTTGCGCGTGCTGCGGCCGCGCGGCCGCTTGCTGACCTGTGGCGCCACCGCTGGTTTCGCCCCCACCGAGGATATCCGTTTTATCTGGTCTTACGAATTGCAAATTCTCGGCTCCAATATTTGGGATAGGGAGGATCTGCACGATCTGCTGCAACTGGTCGCCGAGCGGAAATTGCAGGTGGTAGTCGATCGGCAATGGCCGCTGGCACGCGGCATCGACGCGCTCGCCGCGCTTGAAGCGCGCCAGGTATTCGGCAAAGTGGTGATCGCATGA